From Halanaerobium saccharolyticum subsp. saccharolyticum DSM 6643:
CATCCGACTTTTTGTCATCTTAAATAAAGCTTCTCTGACGGTTGTCTCTATTTTAACAACAGGATTCTGTTCTCTAATCTTAATTACATCCTTAACTTTAGTTAAAAGTTTTCTGCCCAGAGAACCCCCTGGATGATAGAGAGCAAAATCTTCAGGGCTAAAACCATAATAAGAGGAGAGAGCAATGGCCAGCGCATCTCCCAGAGCTAAAGCAGCAGTAGTACTTGCTGTAGGTGCTAAATTATGCGGACAAGCTTCTGTAATTACATCTGCCTCCAAAATTAAATCAGCATGTTCAGCTAATGTTGACTCACTATTTCCAGTCAGTGCAATCAAAGTAACACCAATCCTTCTTAAAGAAGGTAATAAAGAGATAACCTCATCTGTTTCTCCACTATTAGAAACAGCAATTACTACATCACCGGCTCTAATCATCCCTAAATCACCATGTAGAGCCTCACCAGCATGCACAAAAAAAGCTGAAGTACCAGTACTGGAAAAAGTAGCAGCCAGTTTTTTAGCTACTAAACCTGTTTTGCCAACTCCTGTAAAAACTACTCTTCCCTCAGAATCAATAATCAGCTCCATAGCTTTTTTAAAACTTCCGTCAAGATCCTCTTTCAATTTTAAAACTGCATCAGCTTCTATCTGCAGGACATTTTTTGCTCCTTCAAGTCCTGCTTTTAATTTATCTTCTCTGCTTTTTTTTGTCATTTTATTCACCCGAATCTTAATAATTTATTTCATCACAATCTTTGACAGCATTATCAATTGCCAGTCCCTGTTTTAAAATCTCTTCCAGCTTAGCTAAAGGAATCATATTTGCTCCATCACTTTTTGCTACTGCTGGATTATCATGAACTTCCATGAATAAGGAATCGATTCCTACAGCCAGAGCAGCTCTCATTAAATATGGTACATATTCTTTTTCACCATCTGAGCTATCTCCTGCTCCACCTGGAAGTTGGACTGCATGAGTTGAATCAAAAACAATCGGATAACCAGTTTTGCGCATTCTAGGTAATGAGCGCATATCTACTACTAAATTATTATAACCAAAAGACACTCCTCTTTCGGTTAAAAGTATTCTTTGATTGCCAGTACTTTCTATTTTTTCTACAACCTGATCTATATCCCAGGGTGCCAGAAACTGTCCTTTTTTAACATTAATAA
This genomic window contains:
- a CDS encoding KpsF/GutQ family sugar-phosphate isomerase, translating into MTKKSREDKLKAGLEGAKNVLQIEADAVLKLKEDLDGSFKKAMELIIDSEGRVVFTGVGKTGLVAKKLAATFSSTGTSAFFVHAGEALHGDLGMIRAGDVVIAVSNSGETDEVISLLPSLRRIGVTLIALTGNSESTLAEHADLILEADVITEACPHNLAPTASTTAALALGDALAIALSSYYGFSPEDFALYHPGGSLGRKLLTKVKDVIKIREQNPVVKIETTVREALFKMTKSRMGSTSIVDQDGKLRGIITDGDIRRLLEKSADFIDRPVKDYMTVDPISIAPDRLAAEALQIMEAKEINDLPVVEAGKPVAMLNFQDLLRAKVF
- the kdsA gene encoding 3-deoxy-8-phosphooctulonate synthase, which gives rise to MIKQVKLNDDIIFGDQEKPFVLLAGPCAIEEEDRVLRIAEGIKKITDKLGIPYVFKASFDKANRSSIESYRGPGLEEGLRILERVKKEFELPVISDIHLPEQAAVAAEVLDIMQIPAFLSRQTDMLTAAGKTGSIINVKKGQFLAPWDIDQVVEKIESTGNQRILLTERGVSFGYNNLVVDMRSLPRMRKTGYPIVFDSTHAVQLPGGAGDSSDGEKEYVPYLMRAALAVGIDSLFMEVHDNPAVAKSDGANMIPLAKLEEILKQGLAIDNAVKDCDEINY